A window from Amblyomma americanum isolate KBUSLIRL-KWMA chromosome 7, ASM5285725v1, whole genome shotgun sequence encodes these proteins:
- the LOC144099311 gene encoding uncharacterized protein LOC144099311 isoform X2, translated as MRKAKVQAREERKQFIRKHVAILKATMPAEQAKQHLVEKPLNRRLTGLGGCQQLSENSRGDGELGGRQQEQSQASSQQPLGSQGLSESHHYRGETTTTQQQQQQEQFQASSPPFVSQGVSESHQYRGETTTTQQQQEQFQASSPPFVSQGVSESHQYRGETTTTQQQQQQQQEQFQASSPPFVSQGVSESHQYRGETTTTQQQQQQQEQFQASSPPFVSQGVSESHQYRGETTTTQQQQQQQEQFQASSPPFVSQGVSETHQYRGETTTTQQQQQFQASSQPLGSQGLSQSCHHREGTATQQQQQQGQPSRASGQQPPRVSGQQTPRDPYLKSPRQVQWLIQPPFHLTLEESQHPEHKCCQQRDGSEFANAQLKPMLPMDVIFQYMDKPNQPLLPLEIAPLMPYSDPLITDAVWQYRKGHIERKQQASKVQEMPQPVAMRDWSQAYPQHTQAFATTQKAWAAHSSNAESVTNKPVTSERRDSQSIREPRLIRLEGDPRESQQTRDPRQPFPLRDAPILSDLRTRWATQSSRPQPPRSQLSQAQSLQTQPSQAQPSQAQSLQTQSLQTQSSRPQPPGSQPLQAQPPEQQTLLAAIQMPYNTETSCPLCLVQIDTPESDRAQQGDAGLTPPQLETEDLLMALKGEESPNMMAYMQYYQRKYPNKRFWNPDLTAGQRDLTIVHLTVREHQRDRFLLITDVLRRAFHLLTPPNLTENQRAMLRIHLESLARRIYLLFLFPMLVPLCSAIAKYHLRTAQTKSREFAQKVKRVYAELGKSVLSVPLIDTKYLFTEPVRQEAASDPEAIPGEVPTVLTFDSQQQAVAIEDVVPNMDMKVPVCHHYRSTVVPAAGKERETSPARTGPAQNPPPGMPMHYPIQQSTQSSSRRRRRRRRRQLSRSLFPKQPMLLRTIEAPVAPLPHVQEDEVQTGLVEPLTRAETHAKVAETLESPIGVFQAAEAHAEAVETLESTPGVFPTAETHIKVAQPTERSTEVLQTAETYAEAVETLESTPGVLPTAETHVKVAETLESPLGVFHTAETHVKAAETPGSPAEMFQSATTQVEPLKRHECPADVFQSATAHVERLKRQECPAEVFQTGTAQTEPLENQESPVKMFQTTTTHTGALENHERPTEPSESHERSTEPLESQERPTEPPESQESPTELLESQERPTEPLESQERPTEPLESQERPTEPLESQERPTEPLESQESPTEPTESQESPTEPLESQERPTESLPKAKTQTEPRKSTELQAESLQAVETQVEPLKRTELLAESQTELLLTRAPLSEFLQTVETQTEATETTAKMRAGSVEPLTNLSHTMITASASNDASAFVPGAESPQVKTAETLVQTPPAVSPEASTTTRRRRRRDGNTTVEQHLKMAKTVATQDVSSSDNASLRVNDKQAAPPATQQQQSTQSCGTEVSLRSQARPMVFRSKLWRPPCVSLESTTSPSAERVLTEAQQVVETTQEKAPRSRMTRESSPSMKSACNLVALPPAAKLAKLAAPDNKGQREQRRQQSHLSPQLLHQSQLLRAPRFDPQSAARSFEQSVQVHSQSEPVHRRSSAIVAHHPEPAHQHQPFQEQCPPPASQRPDPALAMVSPAVAKSPMVHAWPQTLACSTATAADPHASMAASYIAPQPSSSVLLQPSTAWSHVLPPLQTAGLPFLQQQSPLQAPLQAATTGMPPLLQQSLPVPLQAGIPLAAPVTQHQPLPVCMQATMPPLSKQPPLRVEVPTNASAQAAMSSLSKQPPLRMEVSARVPARTAMPSLSKQPPLRVEVPTNASAQAAMSSLSKQPPLRMEVSARLPARTAMPSLSKQPPLRVEVPTNASAQAAMSSLSKQPPLRMEVSARLPAPTAMPSLSKQPPLRVEVPTNASAQAAMSSLSKQPPLRMEVSARLPARTAMPSLSKQPPLRVEVPTNASAQAAMSSLSKQPPLRMEVSARLPARTAMPSLSKQPPLRVEVPTNASAQAAMSSLSKQPPLRMEVSARLPARTAMPSLSKQPPLRVEVPTNASAQAAMSSLSKQPPLRMEVSARLPARTAMPSLSKQPPLRVEVPTNASAQAAMSSLSKQPPLRMEVSARLPARTAMPSLSKQSVLRVEVPTRLKTQTKVPPLLKQPLPAHTQVAVPPALQDQQLAGMPSALQEQQRLPAEMQPPPLSKRPLPAHTQVDVPPALQDQQLAGMPSALQEQQRLPAEMLPPPLSKRPLPAHTQVDVPPALQDQQLAGMPSALQEQQRLPAEMLPPPLSKRPLPAHTQVDVPPALQDQQLAGMPSALQEQQRLPAEMLPPPLSKRPLPAHMQVEVPPTLQEQQRLPAEMTSPLESCLQVEVSPTLQEQQLRPSVPTDLSDIRKCHGAMVDSLAQRRAKPVSVSAEQELPSRISHSIHNLQTSIVARQHLLHVKQHLAAATPTTALPDQATSRQKPQTHSYLPGRPSIRQHQRLHIQPSQASQFAQLPSQSGKTVQFVQPPIQSIQASSFVQPPIQSSQASQLAQPPIQSSQASQLAQPPIQSSQASQLAQPPIQSSQASSCVQPPIQSSQASQSKLPPHIQTSQAAQSKLPLPIHPRYQTCAYQSHSIPTTTSAVAWNLPFLEFANRYAQLPTDVDIVRQVRLMVQQEMPELQAVPMSEEITQKIRQQQLLARQRKQRELQRQQQQAIWRQMQEANRQRALRQNSAKPHPVNMQASVARPVEDSTETIIGVPHMNCQSPEPPARVVKIKKEPTSSVEEQSQSTGAPDSTETIIGVPHMNCQSPEPPARVVKIKKEPTSSVEEQSQSTGAPDSTETIIGVPHMNCQSPEPPARVVKIKKEPTSSVEEQSQSTGAPDSTETIIEVPHMNCQSPEPPARVVKIKEPTSSVEEQSQSTGAPDSTETIIGVPHMNCQSPEPPVRVVKTKKEPTSSVEEQSQSTGAPDSTETIIGVPHMNCQSPEPPARVVKIKKEPTSSVEEQSQSTGAPAALSYSPVADACSMSDDGNSLQETEMPTVSTRSFETSYAASLLLSSELERTGTSADTESSTQASMVNKQRASGKIVKQRRKLKTRRSHGIL; from the exons ATGCGAAAAGCCAAAGTACAAGCGAGGGAGGAACGAAAGCAATTCATAAGAAAGCACGTTGCCATATTAAAGGCGACAATGCCGGCGGAGCAAGCCAAGCAGCATTTGGTGGAGAAGCCCCTGAATCGTCGCCTTACGGGTCTAGGCGGCTGCCAACAACTGTCGGAGAACTCTCGGGGCGACGGCGAGTTGGGCGGTCGGCAGCAAGAGCAATCCCAAGCTTCGAGCCAGCAGCCGCTTGGAAGCCAGGGTCTCTCAGAGTCTCACCACTACCGAGGGGAAACTACGacgacgcagcagcagcagcagcaagaacagTTCCAAGCTTCGAGCCCGCCGTTTGTGAGCCAGGGTGTCTCAGAGTCTCACCAATACCGAGGGGAAACTACGaccacgcagcagcagcaagaacagTTCCAAGCTTCGAGCCCGCCGTTTGTGAGCCAGGGTGTCTCAGAGTCTCACCAATACCGGGGCGAAACTACGacgacgcagcagcagcagcagcagcagcaagagcaattCCAAGCTTCGAGCCCGCCGTTTGTGAGCCAGGGTGTCTCAGAGTCTCACCAATACCGGGGCGAAACTACGacgacgcagcagcagcagcagcagcaagagcagttCCAAGCTTCGAGCCCGCCGTTTGTGAGCCAGGGTGTCTCAGAGTCTCACCAATACCGGGGCGAAACTACGacgacgcagcagcagcagcagcagcaagagcagttCCAAGCTTCGAGCCCGCCGTTTGTGAGCCAGGGTGTCTCAGAGACTCACCAATACCGGGGCGAAACTACGacgacgcagcagcagcagcagttccaAGCTTCGAGCCAGCCGCTTGGGAGCCAGGGCCTCTCGCAGTCTTGCCACCATCGGGAGGGAACCGcgacacagcagcaacagcagcaggggcagccgagcagagcctcCGGGCAACAGCCGCCGCGAGTCAGCGGCCAGCAAACACCTCGAGATCCATACCTGAAATCGCCCAGACAAGTACAGTGGCTCATTCAACCACCCTTTCACTTGACGTTAGAAGAGAGCCAACATCCCGAACACAAGTGCTGTCAACAGAGAGACGGAAGCGAGTTTGCAAACGCGCAACTAAAGCCCATGTTGCCGATGGATGTAATTTTTCAGTACATGGACAAGCCAAATCAGCCGCTTCTGCCGCTGGAAATTGCTCCGCTGATGCCGTATTCGGACCCTCTCATAACGGACGCCGTGTGGCAGTATCGCAAAGGGCACATCGAACGCAAGCAACAAGCTTCCAAGGTTCAAGAAATGCCGCAGCCCGTGGCGATGCGCGACTGGTCGCAAGCGTATCCGCAACATACGCAAGCTTTTGCAACGACCCAGAAAGCCTGGGCGGCCCACTCGAGCAACGCGGAGTCGGTGACAAACAAGCCGGTCACGTCAGAGCGTCGAGACTCGCAGTCAATTCGGGAACCTCGGCTAATCCGCCTAGAAGGCGATCCCAGAGAATCGCAGCAAACCAGAGACCCACGGCAGCCATTTCCACTGCGAGACGCTCCTATACTTTCGGACCTTCGAACGCGGTGGGCCACCCAGTCGTCCCGGCCACAGCCGCCACGATCCCAGCTGTCCCAGGCCCAGTCGCTTCAGACCCAGCCGTCCCAGGCCCAGCCGTCCCAG GCCCAGTCGCTTCAGACCCAGTCGCTTCAGACCCAGTCGTCCCGGCCCCAGCCGCCAGGATCCCAGCCGCTCCAAGCCCAACCTCCCGAGCAGCAAACACTGTTGGCTGCGATTCAAATGCCGTACAACACGGAAACCTCTTGTCCACTGTGCCTGGTGCAAATAGACACGCCAGAAAGCGACCGTGCGCAACAGGGCGACGCTGGTCTCACGCCGCCGCAACTCGAAACGGAAGACTTGTTGATGGCATTAAAAGGCGAAGAGAGTCCAAATATGATGGCCTACATGCAGTACTATCAGAGAAAGTATCCAAACAAGCGATTCTGGAATCCAGACTTGACCGCGGGGCAGCGCGACCTAACGATAGTACATCTGACGGTCAGGGAACACCAGAGAGACCGATTTTTACTCATAACGGACGTACTGCGGAGAGCGTTTCACCTGTTAACACCACCAAATCTCACGGAAAACCAGAGAGCCATGCTCAGAATACACCTCGAGTCTTTGGCGAGGCGCATTTACCTCCTTTTTCTGTTTCCAATGTTAGTGCCCCTTTGTTCGGCGATTGCAAAGTACCATCTGCGCACGGCGCAGACGAAGAGCAGAGAGTTTGCACAGAAAGTAAAGAGGGTGTACGCGGAGTTGGGCAAGTCGGTACTCTCGGTGCCTCTGATAGACACAAAGTATCTCTTTACGGAGCCAGTCAGACAAGAGGCGGCCAGCGACCCGGAGGCGATTCCCGGCGAGGTTCCCACGGTGTTAACGTTCGATTCGCAACAGCAAGCCGTCGCGATCGAAGACGTGGTGCCCAATATGGACATGAAAGTTCCCGTGTGTCATCATTACCGCAGCACTGTTGTGCCCGCTGcgggaaaagaaagagaaacgtCCCCCGCGCGGACAGGGCCCGCACAGAATCCGCCACCTGGCATGCCAATGCATTATCCCATCCAACAATCGACGCAATCGTCgtcacgacgacgacgacgacgacggcgaCGACAACTCAGTCGCTCGTTGTTCCCGAAACAACCAATGCTTCTGCGAACCATAGAGGCACCAGTGGCGCCGTTACCGCACGTTCAGGAAGACGAGGTGCAAACAGGGCTGGTGGAGCCGCTCACGAGAGCCGAGACGCATGCGAAGGTAGCGGAGACATTGGAGAGCCCGATAGGGGTGTTTCAGGCAGCCGAGGCGCATGCGGAGGCAGTGGAGACTTTGGAGAGCACGCCAGGGGTGTTTCCCACAGCCGAGACACACATAAAGGTGGCGCAGCCTACAGAGAGATCGACAGAGGTGCTTCAGACAGCCGAGACGTATGCGGAGGCAGTGGAGACTTTGGAGAGCACGCCAGGGGTGTTGCCCACAGCCGAGACACACGTAAAGGTGGCGGAAACTTTGGAGAGCCCGCTAGGGGTGTTTCACACAGCCGAGACTCACGTAAAGGCGGCGGAGACTCCAGGGAGTCCGGCAGAGATGTTTCAGTCGGCCACGACGCAAGTAGAGCCGCTGAAACGTCACGAGTGCCCGGCAGACGTGTTTCAATCGGCCACGGCGCACGTCGAGCGCCTGAAACGTCAAGAGTGCCCGGCAGAGGTGTTTCAGACAGGCACGGCACAAACGGAACCATTGGAAAATCAAGAGAGTCCCGTCAAGATGTTTCAGACAACCACGACACACACAGGTGCTTTGGAGAATCACGAGAGGCCCACGGAGCCATCGGAGAGTCACGAGAGGTCCACAGAGCCACTGGAGAGTCAAGAGAGGCCCACGGAGCCACCGGAGAGTCAAGAGAGCCCCACGGAGCTACTGGAGAGTCAAGAGAGGCCCACGGAGCCACTGGAGAGTCAAGAGAGGCCCACGGAGCCACTGGAGAGTCAAGAGAGGCCCACGGAGCCACTGGAAAGTCAAGAGAGGCCCACAGAGCCATTGGAGAGTCAAGAGAGCCCTACAGAGCCAACCGAGAGTCAAGAGAGCCCCACGGAGCCACTGGAGAGTCAAGAGCGCCCCACGGAATCTCTACCCAAAGCCAAGACGCAAACGGAGCCACGCAAGAGTACAGAGCTTCAAGCAGAGTCGCTTCAGGCAGTCGAGACGCAAGTAGAGCCACTCAAGAGAACAGAGCTTCTGGCAGAGTCGCAAACAGAGCTCTTACTGACTCGAGCGCCCTTGTCAGAGTTCCTTCAGACAGTCGAGACGCAAACAGAGGCAACGGAGACGACAGCCAAGATGCGAGCGGGGTCAGTGGAACCGCTGACAAATCTTTCCCACACAATGATTACGGCATCGGCAAGCAACGATGCGTCAGCATTTGTGCCAGGAGCGGAATCGCCGCAAGTGAAGACTGCGGAGACACTTGTGCAAACGCCACCTGCAGTTTCACCAGAGGCGTCAACAACGACACGGCGACGGCGACGCCGGGATGGCAATACGACGGTGGAGCAACATTTGAAAATGGCGAAGACGGTGGCGACACAAGACGTATCGAGCAGCGACAACGCTTCCCTCCGGGTCAACGACAAACAGGCAGCTCCTCCGgcgacgcagcagcagcagtcaacGCAGTCGTGTGGAACAGAGGTGTCGCTTCGCTCGCAAGCCAGGCCCATGGTATTCCGCTCCAAGCTGTGGCGGCCGCCTTGTGTGAGCCTAGAATCTACTACGTCGCCGTCGGCAGAGCGTGTGCTAACCGAAGCACAACAAGTGGTCGAGACGACGCAAGAAAAGGCGCCTCGATCGAGGATGACTCGAGAGAGCTCCCCGTCGATGAAATCGGCATGCAATCTGGTTGCTCTGCCGCCTGCGGCCAAATTGGCGAAACTGGCCGCGCCGGACAACAAAGGACAGCGAGAACAGCGGCGGCAACAGTCGCATCTTTCTCCGCAGCTTTTACACCAGTCGCAGCTATTACGGGCTCCCAGGTTTGACCCACAGTCGGCGGCGAGGTCTTTCGAACAGTCCGTCCAAGTACATAGCCAATCGGAACCCGTTCACCGGCGTTCGTCGGCGATCGTTGCGCATCATCCGGAGCCTGCTCATCAACATCAGCCGTTTCAAGAGCAATGTCCCCCTCCAGCCTCCCAGCGACCCGATCCGGCCCTCGCGATGGTTTCCCCGGCAGTTGCGAAATCTCCGATGGTTCACGCGTGGCCACAAACGCTCGCTTGCTCTACAGCGACGGCGGCAGACCCGCACGCGAGCATGGCTGCATCGTACATCGCGCCACAGCCCAGTTCGAGCGTATTATTACAGCCGTCCACCGCTTGGAGCCACGTGTTGCCGCCGCTACAGACAGCGGGGCTACCCTTTTTGCAGCAACAGTCGCCTTTACAAGCTCCCTTGCAAGCCGCCACCACCGGAATGCCGCCGCTCTTGCAACAATCGTTACCGGTCCCCTTGCAAGCGGGGATACCGCTAGCGGCTCCAGTGACGCAACACCAACCGTTACCAGTTTGCATGCAAGCCACGATGCCGCCGCTCTCAAAACAACCGCCCTTGCGAGTGGAGGTGCCGACAAACGCGTCGGCTCAAGCGGCAATGTCGTCGCTTTCGAAACAGCCGCCCCTGCGAATGGAAGTATCGGCGCGTGTACCTGCTCGAACAGCAATGCCGTCGCTCTCGAAACAACCGCCCTTGCGAGTGGAGGTGCCGACAAACGCGTCGGCTCAAGCGGCAATGTCGTCGCTTTCGAAACAGCCGCCCCTGCGAATGGAAGTATCGGCGCGTTTACCTGCTCGAACAGCAATGCCGTCGCTCTCCAAACAACCGCCCTTGCGAGTGGAGGTGCCGACAAACGCGTCGGCTCAAGCGGCAATGTCGTCGCTTTCGAAACAGCCGCCCCTGCGAATGGAAGTATCGGCGCGTTTACCTGCTCCAACAGCAATGCCGTCGCTCTCGAAACAACCGCCCTTGCGAGTGGAGGTGCCGACAAACGCGTCGGCTCAAGCGGCAATGTCGTCGCTTTCGAAACAGCCGCCCCTGCGAATGGAAGTATCGGCGCGTTTACCTGCTCGAACAGCAATGCCGTCGCTCTCGAAACAACCGCCCTTGCGAGTGGAGGTGCCGACAAACGCGTCGGCTCAAGCGGCAATGTCGTCGCTTTCGAAACAGCCGCCCCTGCGAATGGAAGTATCGGCGCGTTTACCTGCTCGAACAGCAATGCCGTCGCTCTCGAAACAACCGCCCTTGCGAGTGGAGGTGCCGACAAACGCGTCGGCTCAAGCGGCAATGTCGTCGCTTTCGAAACAGCCGCCCCTGCGAATGGAAGTATCGGCGCGTTTACCTGCTCGAACAGCAATGCCGTCGCTCTCCAAACAACCGCCCTTGCGAGTGGAGGTGCCGACAAACGCGTCGGCTCAAGCGGCAATGTCGTCGCTTTCGAAACAGCCGCCCCTGCGAATGGAAGTATCGGCGCGTTTACCTGCTCGAACAGCAATGCCGTCGCTCTCGAAACAACCGCCCTTGCGAGTGGAGGTGCCGACAAACGCGTCGGCTCAAGCGGCAATGTCGTCGCTTTCGAAACAGCCGCCCCTGCGAATGGAAGTATCGGCGCGTTTACCTGCTCGAACAGCAATGCCGTCGCTCTCGAAACAGTCGGTCTTACGAGTGGAGGTGCCGACGCGTTTAAAGACCCAGACCAAAGTACCGCCGCTATTGAAACAGCCTTTGCCAGCTCACACGCAAGTGGCGGTGCCGCCTGCCTTGCAAGATCAACAATTAGCCGGGATGCCGTCGGCCTTACAAGAACAACAGCGTTTACCAGCCGAGATGCAGCCGCCGCCGCTCTCGAAGCGGCCTTTGCCAGCTCACACGCAAGTGGATGTGCCGCCTGCCTTGCAAGATCAACAATTAGCCGGGATGCCGTCGGCCTTACAAGAACAACAGCGTTTACCAGCCGagatgctgccgccgccgctctcgAAGCGGCCTTTGCCAGCTCACACGCAAGTGGATGTGCCGCCTGCCTTGCAAGATCAACAATTAGCCGGGATGCCGTCGGCCTTACAAGAACAACAGCGTTTACCAGCCGagatgctgccgccgccgctctcgAAGCGGCCTTTGCCAGCTCACACGCAAGTGGATGTGCCGCCTGCCTTGCAAGATCAACAATTAGCCGGGATGCCGTCGGCCTTACAAGAACAACAGCGTTTACCAGCCGagatgctgccgccgccgctctcgAAGCGGCCTTTACCAGCCCATATGCAAGTGGAGGTGCCGCCGACGTTGCAGGAGCAACAGCGTTTACCCGCCGAGATGACGTCGCCCTTGGAATCGTGTCTGCAAGTAGAGGTGTCACCGACCTTGCAAGAGCAACAACTACGACCGTCTGTACCGACAGATCTGAGCGACATTCGAAAATGCCACGGCGCAATGGTCGATTCGCTCGCACAACGGCGGGCAAAGCCAGTTTCTGTCAGCGCGGAACAAGAGCTCCCTTCGAGAATCTCTCACAGTATACACAACTTGCAGACGTCAATTGTCGCCAGGCAACATCTGCTACACGTAAAGCAGCATTTGGCAGCAGCAACTCCCACGACGGCTTTGCCAGATCAGGCGACATCTCGGCAAAAACCACAGACTCACTCTTATCTTCCCGGTCGGCCCTCGATCAGGCAGCACCAGCGGCTTCACATTCAGCCCAGTCAAGCATCCCAGTTTGCGCAGCTTCCAAGTCAGTCGGGCAAGACAGTCCAGTTTGTGCAGCCTCCGATTCAGTCGATCCAGGCGTCTTCGTTTGTGCAGCCTCCCATTCAGTCGAGCCAGGCGTCCCAGCTAGCACAGCCTCCGATTCAGTCGAGCCAGGCGTCCCAGCTAGCACAGCCTCCGATTCAGTCGAGCCAGGCGTCCCAGCTAGCACAGCCTCCGATTCAGTCGAGCCAGGCGTCTTCTTGTGTGCAACCCCCGATTCAGTCGAGCCAGGCATCCCAGTCCAAGCTGCCGCCTCATATTCAAACGAGCCAGGCAGCTCAGTCCAAGCTGCCGCTTCCAATTCATCCGAGATACCAGACGTGCGCTTACCAGAGCCACAGTATTCCAACCACAACGAGTGCTGTCGCGTGGAATCTGCCCTTTCTAGAGTTTGCCAACAGATACGCCCAGTTACCGACCGACGTGGACATTGTGAGGCAGGTGCGTCTCATGGTACAACAGGAAATGCCTGAGCTGCAAGCGGTGCCCATGTCGGAAGAGATTACGCAGAAAATACGGCAGCAGCAACTGTTGGCGCGACAGCGCAAACAACGAGAGCtacaacggcagcaacaacaggCTATTTGGCGGCAGATGCAGGAGGCCAATCGGCAAAGGGCGCTACGGCAGAACTCGGCAAAGCCCCATCCCGTGAATATGCAAGCATCCGTTGCCCGTCCCGTAGAAGATTCGACCGAGACGATCATTGGAGTGCCGCACATGAACTGTCAGTCGCCCGAGCCGCCTGCTCGAGTGGTGAAGATCAAGAAGGAGCCTACTTCGAGCGTGGAGGAGCAATCGCAATCGACCGGGGCACCGGATTCGACCGAGACGATCATTGGAGTGCCGCACATGAACTGTCAGTCGCCCGAGCCGCCTGCTCGAGTGGTGAAGATCAAGAAGGAGCCTACTTCGAGCGTGGAGGAGCAATCGCAATCGACCGGGGCACCGGATTCGACCGAGACGATCATTGGAGTGCCGCACATGAACTGTCAGTCGCCCGAGCCGCCTGCTCGAGTGGTGAAGATCAAGAAGGAGCCTACTTCGAGCGTGGAGGAGCAATCGCAATCGACCGGGGCACCGGATTCGACCGAGACGATCATTGAAGTGCCGCACATGAACTGTCAGTCGCCCGAGCCGCCTGCTCGAGTGGTGAAGATCAAGGAGCCTACTTCGAGCGTGGAGGAGCAATCGCAATCGACCGGGGCACCGGATTCGACCGAGACGATCATTGGAGTGCCGCACATGAACTGTCAGTCGCCCGAGCCGCCTGTTCGAGTGGTGAAGACCAAGAAGGAGCCTACTTCGAGCGTGGAGGAGCAATCGCAATCGACCGGGGCACCGGATTCGACCGAGACGATCATTGGAGTGCCGCACATGAACTGTCAGTCGCCCGAGCCGCCTGCTCGAGTGGTGAAGATCAAGAAGGAGCCTACTTCGAGCGTGGAGGAGCAATCGCAATCGACCGGGGCACCGGCGGCACTTTCTTACTCTCCCGTAGCGGACGCGTGCTCCATGTCAGACGACGGCAATTCGTTGCAAGAGACAGAAATGCCCACTGTGAGCACTCGTTCGTTCGAGACGTCTTATGCAGCATCGCTCTTGTTGTCTAGCGAGCTGGAACGAACCGGTACCAGCGCCGACACAGAGAGCAGCACGCAGGCGTCGATGGTAAACAAGCAACGCGCAAGCGGCAAAATTGTCAAGCAGCGTCGCAAACTCAAAACGCGTCGCTCGCACGGAATTCTCTGA